Genomic window (Cytophagales bacterium):
TTAATATAGAAAGCAATAGAAATGCATAGGTTGCTATGGTTTGATGGTTACTTGGCTGCATGGTTTCATGGATTCTTACCGACTCTGCTTACTGCCTGCTAAAGACTGCTACTGCTAATTGTCATCTTTCCCCAGCTTTTCAGCTCTTCCTCTGTCCACAAGTCTGGAAAAAAAACAATTTTTTGAAAACGGGGCGGCAGGTATTTTTGCCAGTTTGTTCCGCCAGTAGCTGCGATGACATCTGGTTTTTGGTCCAAATACCTGACAGCAGATTTATAATGAACCAAAGACCAATTGATATTTGCATTCATATCTAATTGACGCAATGCTTTAATTAAATCTTTGTTCTTTTGGTCCTTCTTAGGTAAAGTTTTATACTTAGCCCATAAATTTATATTTTTATATTCTTTTGCCAGCTTTATAAGCCGGTTGGAATATTTTTTTTCGAAATTCAACAAGGTTAAGGTTTTCTTACCACTGGCCAGCTCGGAGGAGCCCTTCTTCCAATATCTGTGGATGAACAATTCTTCAATAGAAATAGCTGATCTTGTTTCAAATTTTTCCCTGACTTTTGGATCAACCAACCTGATAAGGTCTGTTGAACAAATCTCGATCATTCTGTATTGAGCTGACTGAAAACCGCTCGCAGGTAATAATGCCATTCTGAATTTTAAAAATTGATCTTTTTCCATTCCGTTGATCATAATTTCAAATGACCGTGTTAAGTTTTCAAAATATTTATTGATACGGTTGACTCTTTCAATGAAAAAATCAACAGGCAGTTTATTGCCCCAACCCTCATCCTGTCCGGAGGATTTAACATTTTTTTTGTTATGTGCGATTTGATCAATTTCATGAAGTATGAGCTTAAAGTATAGTTCGGTGATCTGGTGATATATGATAAAAACTATTTCATCAGGAAAATCCGTCTGAGGATTTTGCAGGGTTAGCAAAGTATCAAGATGAATATATTCCCAGTATTTCAGAAAATTGGAATAAAGCAGACCGTCCAGGTAGGAGGTCATATCCTGCCCCATTACCTCATATTTTTGAGCTAATTTTTTTAGCAGCTCTTTATTTTTGTTGTCGGATTTAGATTTATTTCTATTTTTCATTTTTCTTTTGCCACTAAGTACCAAGGCACATATGAATCACAAAGATAATTTTAACCACAGATTACATAGATTTTTTTAAAAAAACTTTGTGTCTTCGCGTCTTTGTGGCAAGGTTTTTTTAAATCAATTTACGAAGTTATGTTAATTTACGTAAATTTGGGGATTAATCTGAAAATTAACAAAAAATGAACTAAGTTTTTAACTTCTAAAAGATAAATATCTCAAGAAAACCTGAGAATTGTAAATAAAGAATACTATGCCAATAGATAAATTCAAAGCCCCGGACTTTTATCAATTAGACGACCTGCTAACCGAAGAGCAGAAGCTCATCAGAAGCGCTATCAGGGAGTTTGTAAATAAAGAGATCTCTCCGATCATAGAAGATTGTTGCCAGAAAGCGGAGTTTCCCGTACAAATTGTAAAGAAATTTGGCAAGATCGGGGCTTTTGGCCCCACGATACCGGCTAAATATGGAGGCGGAGGATTAGATCATATCTCCTATGGATTGATCATGCAGGAATTAGAACGGGGGGATTCGGGTATGCGCTCTACTGCCTCTGTGCAGGGTTCTCTTGTAATGTTCCCTATTTTTACTTTTGGTGATGAAGAACAGAAAAAGAAGTATCTGCCTAAACTTGCATCCGGGGATCTGTTCGGTTGTTTCGGATTGACAGAGCCTGATCATGGTTCTGACCCTGCAGGGATGGTTACCAATTTCAAAGACAAGGGAGATCACTATTTACTGAACGGAGCAAAAATGTGGATATCTAATTCGCCTTATGCTGATATTGCCATTGTATGGGCTAAAAATGAAGAAGGAAGGATCAAAGGGCTGATCGTTGAGAAAGGAATAGAAGGCTATTCTGCACCTGTGACACATAACAAATGGTCATTAAGGGCAAGCTCTACGGGTGAACTGGTGTTTGACAATGTAAAGGTGCCAAAGGAAAATTTATTGCCCAATGCTGATGGTTTGGCCGCCCCACTCAAATGTCTTGACTCGGCAAGATACGGCATTGCCTGGGGAGTAGTTGGAGCAGCTATGGATTGCTATGATACGGCCAGGAGATATTCGCTGGAAAGAATTCAATTTGACCGGCCTATTGCGTCTTTTCAACTCATACAAAAAAAGCTTGCTGACATGCTTACTGAGATCACCAAAGCCCAATTGTTAGCATGGCGATTAGGTGTTTTAAAAAATGAGGGTAAAGCAACCTCCGTACAGGTTTCTATGGCTAAGCGTAACAATGTAGAGATAGCGTTAAATATTGCAAGAGAAGCAAGGCAAATACTCGGGGGTATGGGCATTACGGGAGAATTCCCTATCATGAGGCATATAATGAACTTAGAAACGGTGATCACTTACGAGGGAACCCATGAGATCCATACGCTTATTTTGGGGAATGAAATTACAGGGATCCAGGCGTTTAAATAAAAAGTTGGCAATTGGCAGTTGGCAGTTGGCAATTAGCAAGGAATATTAGTAATAAGTCCATAGTCATTGGTTATTTGCCCTCCCCTACCCCTATAGCTACCCGTGTCATTAGTCTTTAGGTCATTCGTCATAGTCATAGTCATTCGTCACTCGTCATTTGCCCTGTAGAAGTAGCTGTTTTATTATATATTGTCCCAAATACGGGACCATATACCCTGTTATCGGCAAGTGAACTTTTTGGGTACAATAAAGAATTTGGGTTTTTTATTTGAAAAAGTTTATCTAATTTTGACACTAAACAAATTTGAAAAAGTTTGTAGAATTTTATTGTCTTTGTGTAGAAGGAAAAAGACGTATAAGGCAAACCCGTACACTATTTGCTTGCAAAGCGTTGGTACAAATACTAAAAAAATAAGAAAACTTAAAAATTATAATCATGGACGAATTAATAAAAAAGACAATCAATAAAGTACAGAAAAACAGAGACCTTTACGAAAAAGGAAAAGCGGAATTTGCTGTTAGAGACCATCTTATAAACCCGATACTAAAACAGTTAGGGTGGGACACATCCGACCCTGATTTTGTAATTCCTAATTATCGGACGGGAGAGAATGACGAACCTGACTATACATTATTAAAAGATGGACAAGTTGTAACATATATTGAAGCAAAAAAACTTACTCCAAATTTAATTGAACACATTGGACAATTAGCAAGATATTGTACAAATCAGGGAATTGAATACGGAATATTAACCGATGGTATTAGGTGGATACTTTTAAAATCATTTGAAAAGGGAAAAACTATACATGAAAGAATAATCTGGAAAATAGATTTAGAAGATTACAAAAAAGAAGATATAATAGCAAAATTAAACACTATATCTTATCAAAACTTTGACGACCTAAAAGAGCTCACAAGGAAATTAGAAGTAAAAGATGACATTTGGGAAAGTATCATAAATAACCCATTAGCAATAGAAAATACAATAATTGAAATTATGCAAAAAGAAATGCATAAAACGGATTGTGAATTTGAACATTCAGAAATTAAAGAATATGTTTCACGAAAATTAAAAGGAATTAACAAATTATTTGATGTCTCGACAGAAATTGACAAAGAAGAAGACACAACTTTTTTATTAAAAACAGAATCTTCAAGTCAGAAAAAGAAAGCATGGTCATTTGAAACGTGTATCAAACGCCTCAATAACCAAAACACCCTAATATATAAACTTTATCATTACATCAAGGACAAGAAAACAGTATCAAGAGAACGACTTGAAAAATTTATTACAACTGAATGCCGAAAATCAAATGGAGAATTTTATTCATTATCAGGAACTGTCAACAGAAGTATAGAATCTTTGGAACATTATAAATACATCATAAGAGAAGATTGGATAAGTGGAAAATGGAATCAAATACGGATATTAAAATAACAATATTTAAACAAATTAAAATAGACGAGCCGGAACAAATTAATACTCGGTGGAAAGAAAAAAGTTCACCTGCCCATAACAGCGCATATATTTCATTGCGGTTGACGAGAATATTCATACCTTAGCACTATCAATAATCGTTAGGTTTCGGAGACGGAGACGTAGTTCTTGAACCGCAACGAAACATATGCGCGTCCCGTTATCTGCTTGTGGCGGGCTGAGCTGATCATTTTCATCAAATTTATTTTTACCTTTGATTTTTGGAAATTTTTTGTATTTTTGGAACGATCAAAAATTTAATATACAGTAATGTATATATTACAACAAAAAAGATGTAACTTGCGGGCTGTTATTTTTTATTTGAAATTTCATTATTTTATAGAGACAAGTCTCTACAAAAAACCAACTTAATTAACTGTGGATTTAAAAGACTACGAAACCGTATTTATTTTATCCCCTGTTCTATCTGAAAATCAGTTGAAAGACGCCATTGGTAAATACAAAAAAACTATCAAAGACAATGGCGCTGACATTATTCATGAAGAAAACTGGGGGATGAAAAAGCTTGCTTATCCGATACAACATAAATCAACCGGCTTTTATCAGCTTTTTCAGTATAAAGCGCCTTCTAAAATCGTATCTACCCTGGCTATTGAATTCAGGCGGGATGATAAAATATTGAGATTCCAGACTGTTTCACTCGATAAATACGCATTGGAATTCAACGAAAAAAGAAAAAAAGGATTGTTAAAATCTCAAAAAGAAGCCGCTGCAAATAAAGAACCTGACAAAACCCCGAAGGAAACGGGACAGGTAAAGCCGGAGGGGAAAAAAACCCCGGTACCCACGAAAGAGGTAAAAGAAACCGTTAAAAAACCCGAAACTATAAATTCTAATTAAACTATAAAAAAAGGAAATAATTACTATGGCTTTAATGAACGAACCCATTCATCAAAATGAAAAAAGGAAAAAGTATTGCCGTTTTAAGAAGTATCGTATCAGGTATATTGATTATAAAGACCCGGGATTCCTTTTAAGATTTATTAATGAACAGGGAAAAATTCTTCCCAGAAGGTTGACTGGTACAAGCGTCAAATACCAAAGAAAGCTGGCTGTTGCTATTAAAAGAGCCAGGCATCTTTCACTGCTGCCTTATCTGGCTGATGAGCTTAAATAATAAATACCTAAGCTGGCGTAGCCAGAACCAAACAAGTTATTAATCAACAGTCATCAGTCGGCAGTCAGCAACATTGGCGACTGTGGACTGCCGACTGTGGACTTGTTTCAGAATGTATAAAAATATTTTGCCAAAAAGTGTCAAGATTTAAGAATTTAGTTACTAATTTTGTCATTGGTTGGGTGGTTGGTTGGTCATAGTTAATTAGTTTTTAGTTTTGGTTTTATTATGGAAGTAATACTAAAAGAAGATATAAAAAGTCTTGGCTACAAAAACGATCTTGTAAAGGTTAAGGGTGGCTATGGCAGGAATTATTTGATTCCAAATGGTCTGGCAATTATTGCACATGAATCAAATAAAAAAGTACGTGCCGAGAATATAAAACAAGCCGCACATATTGCTGAAAAGATCAAAGATGAAGCTGATGCTTTGGCGAAAGGTATTGGCGAAATTATTCTGGAAATTCCTGCCAAGGTTAGTGAAAGCGGAAAGATTTTTGGCGCAATTACTACTTTACAAATATCAGACGCACTTAAAGCCCGGGGATTTAATATAGACAGAAAAAAGATCATCTTTGAGGCAAAAATAAAAGAATTAGGTGTTTACACTGCCGTTTTAGACATACACAAAGAGGTGCAGCATGAGGTGAAATTCAAAGTAATAGCGGATTAAACAATACGAATAGTATATTAGCATTATACGTAACTCATGAAATCACCTATCTACGTTTTAGTATTCATTCTCACCTTTTTCACAAATTGTAATTCACAAAACCAAAATGAAAAACAGGACAATATGCACCAGGATCGTAAACCCAACAAATTAATTGATCAAACCAGCCCCTACCTGCTTCAACACGCATATAATCCCGTAAACTGGTACCCGTGGGGCAAAGAAGCGCTCAATAAAGCAAAACAGGAAGATAAGCCCATCATCGTCAGTATTGGGTATTCTGCATGCCATTGGTGCCACGTGATGGAGCGGGAGTCGTTTGAAAATGAAGAGATCGCGCAAATCATGAATGAGCATTTTGTATGCATCAAGGTTGACAGGGAAGAAAGGCCTGATGTGGATCAAATATATATGGATGCGGTTCATTCGATGGGTCAACGTGGAGGCTGGCCGCTTAATGTATTCCTCACCTCAGACGCGTTACCTTTTTATGGAGGCACTTATTTCCCTCCTCAAAATTGGTCTAAAGTGTTGCTCAACATTGCTCAAATGTATGACAAGAACAGGGATAAATTAGTTTCCTCAGCAAAGCAAATAACAGAGGCGCTTAATTCAAGCGATATAGAGAAATATAACTTAATTTATTCAGATAGTGATTATGCAAAAGAAGAGTTAATATCTTTTTATTCCATTTTTGAAAAAGGTTATGATAAAAAAAATGGCGGATTTAAAGGCGCTCCCAAATTCCCCATGCCAAACATTTACCTGTTTTTATTAAGATATTACCAGATAATAAAGCTTCAACCTGTATTGGAACATGTCAAATTCACATTAGATAAAATGGCGCTTGGTGGCATCTATGACCAGGTAGGCGGTGGATTTGCAAGATACTCGACCGATGAGGTATGGTTTGCACCTCATTTTGAAAAAATGCTTTATGATAATGCCCAGTTAGTCAGCTTATATGCCGAAGTTTATAATATTACCAAAACCGATCTTTATAAAAATGTGATATATGAAACGCTGGAATTTATTGAAAGGGAAATGCTTGATAAAGAAGGCGGGTTTTATTCCGCTCTTGACGCTGACAGCGAAGGTGAAGAAGGGAAATATTATGTATGGTCTCAAAGTGAAATAGAGGAGCTGTTAAAACAGGACGCAACACTTTTTATAGAATACTACAATGTTGACCCAAAAGGTAACTGGGAACATGATAAGAATATATTGTTCATCAAAGAGGCTGACACTGTTTTTGCCAAAAAGCACGACATAAAACTGGCTGAACTTCAGAAAAAAGTTTCCGACTGGAAAAAGACACTTTTAAATCAAAGGATTAAACGTATCCCGCCCGGGCTGGATGACAAGATACTCACCTCCTGGAATGGACTGATGCTCAAAGGGTACATTGATGCATACAGGAGCTTTGATGACGAAAAATTCCTTACAATTGCCCTGAAAAATGCTGAATTCCTGAAAAACAAAATGAGCAAGGGAAATAAATTATTCCACAGCTACAAAAATGGAAAAGCTACCATAGACGGCTACCTTGAGGATTATGCTTTTGTAATTGACGCCTATATTGCACTCTACCAGGCCACTTTTGATGAAACCTGGCTAAAAGAAGCTAAAGATCTTGCTGACTATGTAATAGCGCATTTTTATGATGAAAAAGAAGGATTTTTCTTTTTTACCGCAGACAATTCAGAAAAGCTTATTGCCCGGAAAAAGGAGCTTTTTGACAATGTAATTCCTGCCTCAAATTCACAAATGGCCATCAACCTTTATTTCCTGGGGTTGCTCTATGATAATAAACGGTATAGTGAGGTATCTCAAAAAATGTTGGCTAAGATGAAAAAACTAATCACAACCCAGCCTCGTTTTTTATCAAACTGGGCGTGTCTTTATACCTACCAATTATCTCCCACTGCTGAAATCGTTATAATAGGGAAAGATTATATAGATTTCAGAAAGAAATTTGACGATCACTATTTCCCCAATATGCTGCTCATGGGCGCCAAATCAAAAAGCAACCTGCCTCTTTTTGAAAACAGAACAACCGTTGATGGTAAAACTACTATTTATGTCTGCTATGATAAAACCTGTAAGCTGCCGGTGACTAATGTGGAGGAGGCTATTAAGCAGTTGAACAGTGGGCAGTAATTAATGTAGCTCAACATGTAGCTCAACATTTATGTTGAGTAGCCCGCACCAAATAGCAGGCAGTTTGTAAACAGAAAATCAAGGAATAGGGGAATAGGGGAATAAAGGAAAGTTCGTTTACTCAAATGTTGTGCCCAATTTTACGAGGGGACTGTGCCAAATGAACAGATAATCATTTAATACAAACCATTAAAACCATACAATTATGCCAATAGACGATAGTATTCAAAACAGGACATTTGAAGACCTGTTTCAAGGAAATATCAGATATGAAGTTCCGTTCTTTCAGAGAGCTTATTCCTGGGAAAGGGCACAGTGGAAACAACTTTTTGAGGACATTTGGGATCAAATTATTATTGATGTTATTGATAGGATTAAAGAGGTAAATGGAGACCAAAAAATAACGACAAAAGTATTAGGAGAACATCTGCTTGAACACGAACACTATTTTGGTGCTATTGTTGTCCTTGAAAAAAGAACATCAGAACCATCCTTTCAATGTTTTACTATCATAGACGGACAACAACGAATAACAACTGTGTATTTGCTTTTGGGTGTTATTTCTAAAATTCTGAAATCGCAGCCCAACTTAACTGAACATACAAGGAATTACATTGAAATTCTTGAAAAATTTCTCAAAAACAGTATTGATACAAAGGGGGACGATTACAGAAAATTAAAAGTATTCAGCAATAAAGGAGACCGTCTACCAACCTATCTTAAAATATTTGGGAATAACCCGATAAGTGTATCATTACCTATTGACCAGCAATTGTATATTCCAAGAGATAATCAGATAGAAAGATTTTGGGAGTATACCTACAAAAAATTTAAAAATGAAAGTGTAGGAACGCTCTATGCTATCTCTCAAGCAGTGTTAAAGAGTTTAAAAATTGTTTGGATACCCCTTGATGAAAAAAAGGATAATCCACAAGCAATTTTTGAAGGACTTAATGATAAAGGAATGGTTTTATCCGCAGTAGAACTGCTGTGCAGTTACTTATTTAAACCATTGATTAACGAAATAACAAGACAACACGAAGTGATTCATAATGAAAAATGGCTAACGAGTATTAAGAAATTGGGTGGAGAGAAAGAGTTTGAATTTTACATAAGAAATTTATTTTCCATAGATAAGCCCAAAAAAATTGGAATAGGAAGAAAACTATACTCACATTTCAAAAACACCAATAAAAACATAAATGAAGAAACAGCATACAGCACTATAGAGGAAATCGCTGTAAATGTTGATACATTTAATCATATTTATAATCCGCAAGAATACCCTCATCAAAACCAACAAATAAGAGAATTACTTATTAAGATTAAGCAGACAGGGATGGATTCATCCATCCCTTTTACTCTTTCTTTATTGATAGCAAACAGAAAAAGGAAAATTTCCGAAAACGATACAGAGACAATTTTAAAATCCTTACTTGTCCTACTTGTAAGGAGAAAAATATGCGGTGTATCAGTTACAAAATATGATGTTTTCTTTCCAACACTTTTGGCAAAAATTATCAATGAACGAGACAAAGCAAAAGCGTTTAAAGACCAAGTTATAAAAGCAGACCTTCATATTTCAGACCAAGATTTTGAAGATGCTTTTATTAACAGAGCACTTTACAATCAAAGAGAGTTAGAATTCACACGCTTAATACTTCGAGAAATTGACAAAACTCTACAATCACACGGACAACTTCCAGATTATTCAACAATAAATACCATTGAGCATATAATGCCACAGACACTTGATGACGAATGGATAGAATATTTAGACCAAGAAGCCACGGACATAAATTTAGAAAGGTATAAAAACTCTATTGGGAATCTTTGTTTAATCAGTGGACCTGCAAACAGTTCACTTGGACAAGACCCATTTGAAAAGAAAAAAAATAGTTACACGGATGTCAGCGGCTTGACAAGAGATATAAAAACGAGGACAGGTAAGTGGGACATAGAAGCTATAAATAAACGCTCAAAAGATTTAGCAGACAAAGGACTGACTATATGGGCTTGAAATTGAAAAACTGGGTACAACATTGGGTATAGGTAATGGCAGTTGGGTAAAAGCACAGGCAATTCCAGTTGCAGTAAATCAGATTCAGAATTTGTTTACTGGCGATACAACACCGCAAAAAATTACACCCGAACAAAAGAAGTTGGAAGATAAATTCAGGAGTGAAAATTTTGATTTAATAAACTGGTTCATTATTTCTAACAAATAAATTTATATTGATGAAACGAGATGCTGTAAAAATATTTGAAGACAAAAAAGTAAGAACTCTCTGGGATGGAGAACAGGAGAAATGGTATTTGTCAATTATTGATGTAATTGCAATACTCACTGGCAGCCCAAGACCAAGGAAATACTGGAACGCTTTAAAAACAAAACTTAAAGCAGAGGGAAGTGAGTTGTCCCATAATTTGGGACAACTGAAAATGCGGTCGGATGATGGCAAATTTTACCTGACCGATGTTGCTGATACCAAACAACTTTTTCGCCTCATACAATCTATCCCATCTCCCAAAGCCGAACCATTTAAACTTTGGCTGGCACAGATAGCCGCAGAAAGATTAGACGAAATGCAAGACCCTGAACTGACTATTGACAGGGCTTTAGAACAATATCTGCAATTGGGCTATTCAGAAAATTGGATTAACCAACGGCTGAAAAGTATTGAGATACGAAAAGAACTGACAGATGAGTGGAAAAAAAGAGGATTAAAAGAAGGCGTTCAATTTGCAACCCTTACCGATATTATTACCCAAGTATGGGCTGATAAAACCACCAAAGAATACAAAGTATTGAAAGGTTTGAAAAAAGAAAACCTGAGGGATAATATGACCAACACCGAATTGATTTTGAATATGCTTGCCGAAGCATCTACCAAAG
Coding sequences:
- a CDS encoding tryptophan 2,3-dioxygenase, with protein sequence MKNRNKSKSDNKNKELLKKLAQKYEVMGQDMTSYLDGLLYSNFLKYWEYIHLDTLLTLQNPQTDFPDEIVFIIYHQITELYFKLILHEIDQIAHNKKNVKSSGQDEGWGNKLPVDFFIERVNRINKYFENLTRSFEIMINGMEKDQFLKFRMALLPASGFQSAQYRMIEICSTDLIRLVDPKVREKFETRSAISIEELFIHRYWKKGSSELASGKKTLTLLNFEKKYSNRLIKLAKEYKNINLWAKYKTLPKKDQKNKDLIKALRQLDMNANINWSLVHYKSAVRYLDQKPDVIAATGGTNWQKYLPPRFQKIVFFPDLWTEEELKSWGKMTISSSSL
- a CDS encoding acyl-CoA dehydrogenase, producing MPIDKFKAPDFYQLDDLLTEEQKLIRSAIREFVNKEISPIIEDCCQKAEFPVQIVKKFGKIGAFGPTIPAKYGGGGLDHISYGLIMQELERGDSGMRSTASVQGSLVMFPIFTFGDEEQKKKYLPKLASGDLFGCFGLTEPDHGSDPAGMVTNFKDKGDHYLLNGAKMWISNSPYADIAIVWAKNEEGRIKGLIVEKGIEGYSAPVTHNKWSLRASSTGELVFDNVKVPKENLLPNADGLAAPLKCLDSARYGIAWGVVGAAMDCYDTARRYSLERIQFDRPIASFQLIQKKLADMLTEITKAQLLAWRLGVLKNEGKATSVQVSMAKRNNVEIALNIAREARQILGGMGITGEFPIMRHIMNLETVITYEGTHEIHTLILGNEITGIQAFK
- a CDS encoding 30S ribosomal protein S6, producing the protein MDLKDYETVFILSPVLSENQLKDAIGKYKKTIKDNGADIIHEENWGMKKLAYPIQHKSTGFYQLFQYKAPSKIVSTLAIEFRRDDKILRFQTVSLDKYALEFNEKRKKGLLKSQKEAAANKEPDKTPKETGQVKPEGKKTPVPTKEVKETVKKPETINSN
- the rpsR gene encoding 30S ribosomal protein S18, with translation MALMNEPIHQNEKRKKYCRFKKYRIRYIDYKDPGFLLRFINEQGKILPRRLTGTSVKYQRKLAVAIKRARHLSLLPYLADELK
- a CDS encoding 50S ribosomal protein L9; translation: MEVILKEDIKSLGYKNDLVKVKGGYGRNYLIPNGLAIIAHESNKKVRAENIKQAAHIAEKIKDEADALAKGIGEIILEIPAKVSESGKIFGAITTLQISDALKARGFNIDRKKIIFEAKIKELGVYTAVLDIHKEVQHEVKFKVIAD
- a CDS encoding thioredoxin domain-containing protein, with protein sequence MHQDRKPNKLIDQTSPYLLQHAYNPVNWYPWGKEALNKAKQEDKPIIVSIGYSACHWCHVMERESFENEEIAQIMNEHFVCIKVDREERPDVDQIYMDAVHSMGQRGGWPLNVFLTSDALPFYGGTYFPPQNWSKVLLNIAQMYDKNRDKLVSSAKQITEALNSSDIEKYNLIYSDSDYAKEELISFYSIFEKGYDKKNGGFKGAPKFPMPNIYLFLLRYYQIIKLQPVLEHVKFTLDKMALGGIYDQVGGGFARYSTDEVWFAPHFEKMLYDNAQLVSLYAEVYNITKTDLYKNVIYETLEFIEREMLDKEGGFYSALDADSEGEEGKYYVWSQSEIEELLKQDATLFIEYYNVDPKGNWEHDKNILFIKEADTVFAKKHDIKLAELQKKVSDWKKTLLNQRIKRIPPGLDDKILTSWNGLMLKGYIDAYRSFDDEKFLTIALKNAEFLKNKMSKGNKLFHSYKNGKATIDGYLEDYAFVIDAYIALYQATFDETWLKEAKDLADYVIAHFYDEKEGFFFFTADNSEKLIARKKELFDNVIPASNSQMAINLYFLGLLYDNKRYSEVSQKMLAKMKKLITTQPRFLSNWACLYTYQLSPTAEIVIIGKDYIDFRKKFDDHYFPNMLLMGAKSKSNLPLFENRTTVDGKTTIYVCYDKTCKLPVTNVEEAIKQLNSGQ
- a CDS encoding DUF262 domain-containing protein — encoded protein: MPIDDSIQNRTFEDLFQGNIRYEVPFFQRAYSWERAQWKQLFEDIWDQIIIDVIDRIKEVNGDQKITTKVLGEHLLEHEHYFGAIVVLEKRTSEPSFQCFTIIDGQQRITTVYLLLGVISKILKSQPNLTEHTRNYIEILEKFLKNSIDTKGDDYRKLKVFSNKGDRLPTYLKIFGNNPISVSLPIDQQLYIPRDNQIERFWEYTYKKFKNESVGTLYAISQAVLKSLKIVWIPLDEKKDNPQAIFEGLNDKGMVLSAVELLCSYLFKPLINEITRQHEVIHNEKWLTSIKKLGGEKEFEFYIRNLFSIDKPKKIGIGRKLYSHFKNTNKNINEETAYSTIEEIAVNVDTFNHIYNPQEYPHQNQQIRELLIKIKQTGMDSSIPFTLSLLIANRKRKISENDTETILKSLLVLLVRRKICGVSVTKYDVFFPTLLAKIINERDKAKAFKDQVIKADLHISDQDFEDAFINRALYNQRELEFTRLILREIDKTLQSHGQLPDYSTINTIEHIMPQTLDDEWIEYLDQEATDINLERYKNSIGNLCLISGPANSSLGQDPFEKKKNSYTDVSGLTRDIKTRTGKWDIEAINKRSKDLADKGLTIWA